One stretch of Hemitrygon akajei chromosome 18, sHemAka1.3, whole genome shotgun sequence DNA includes these proteins:
- the LOC140741572 gene encoding gasdermin-A-like: MFKKAVQQLLNQIDSGGDLIPATSVYDSEKFKPLCLVCRRMGGPFWRKAKYSCTEFKLKQILIDDDSLPTAQQNDLSFQFSESLDVKGYALVNNNPHIANKMRETIVLKGIKQVYVDVPELVQSLETRKVGRSWEFVKKNYSGRLCVVTETLICVQPITLKKANKKELGLNMTLFDIVPAGAEYHYAAESTQCIPEGSVLAFKVWDLTVTKDGTLCLSNPKKQSQTESWMSTDSTEVGGIEEFGICGELQCLDDGLKQHLLDLVCQIIEDSELLSILSDVLSDACAGMDYNLSELNQLEEGRRELGENLLTIWSEEQLKNATEDQLVKAVSFLLAALEDLSPATLQLLMKSLKMQILSQQFTLLTTIFNDIEHGQVDQVLKVGTENFTEDAFGTTAEILNEIGLHLERDRVEKKRELSLYELSIALCCLNALSSH, from the exons ATGTTTAAAAAAGCTGTACAGCAACTTCTAAACCAGATTGATTCTGGAGGAGATCTGATCCCGGCGACCAGTGTGTACGACTCAGAGAAGTTTAAACCTCTGTGCCTGGTCTGCAGGAGAATGGGAGGCCCGTTCTGGAGAAAGGCAAAGTACAGTTGCACGGAGTTCAAGCTGAAGCAGATTCTGATTGACGATGACAGCTTACCCACAG CTCAGCAAAATGATTTGTCCTTCCAGTTTTCGGAGTCATTAGATGTGAAAGGATATGCACTGGTCAATAACAATCCACATATTGCAAACAAGATGCGTGAAACCATTGTGCTGAAGGGAATAAAGCAAGTTTATGTTGATGTGCCAGAACTAGTGCAAAGCCTGGAAACACG aAAAGTTGGGCGTTCTTGGGAGTTCGTCAAAAAGAATTACTCAGGACGTCTCTGCGTGGTTACTGAAACATTAATTTGTGTACAGCCCATCACACTGAAGAAAGCTAACAAAAAAGAATTAGGACTTAACATGACTCTCTTCGACATTGTCCCG GCAGGTGCAGAATATCACTATGCGGCAGAAAGCACACAGTGCATTCCTGAGGGTTCAGTCCTTGCCTTCAAAGTATGGGACCTCACCGTTACTAAAGATGGCACGCTAT GTCTATCAAACCCAAAAAAGCAGAGCCAGACAGAGTCTTGGATGAGCACGGACAGCACTGAAG TTGGTGGAATAGAAGAGTTTGGAATCTGTGGTGAACTTCAATGTCTTGATGATGGATTGAAGCAACATCTCCTGGACCTTGTGTGTCAAATCATTGAAGACTCCGAACTGCTTTCTATTCTGAGTGACGTG CTCTCCGATGCTTGTGCTGGAATGGACTATAACCTCTCAGAACTGAACCAACTGGAGGAAGGTAGAAGGGAACTTGGAGAAAATCTCCTGACAATCTGGAGTGAGGAGCAGTTGAAGAATGCAACTGAAGACCAGCTTGTTAAGGCCGTCTCCTTTCTCTTGGCAGCTTTGGAAG ATCTGTCACCAGCAACGTTGCAGCTGCTGATGAAAAGTTTGAAGATGCAGATTCTGTCTCAGCAATTCACCCTG CTCACCACCATCTTTAATGATATAGAACATGGCCAAGTTGACCAGGTACTAAAAGTAGGGACCGAAAATTTCACAGAGGATGCGTTTGGAACAACTGCAGAGATACTGAATGAAATCGGACTTcatctggagagagacagggtcGAGAAGAAGAGGGAGCTGAGTCTCTATGAACTGTCCATTGCCTTGTGCTGTCTAAATGCACTAAGCAGCCATTGA